The segment TCATTCCTTGGCTTAGGTTTGCCTGTTGACCAACCATCATTGGGTGCCCTGATCAGTATCGGTTTCAACTATATTTTCTCAGGCTCTTGGTGGATCACTGCCTTCCCGGGTGTGCTGCTTGTAACCTTAGTATTGGTGATTAACCTGCTCGGTGACTGGCTGCGTGACGTATTTAACCCGAAAATCTATAAAGGGTGATCCTCGTCGATTGATTTTGTTGACATAATCTACCTAAACTAGAGCCGTAAGTGATTACGGCTCTTTTTTTGCTTATCTTTTCTTGCAATAACTGAAAATTTTTACTCACAACCATAAATAGTCAGATAGATACAAGCTCAGGTAGAGTATTGACAGTAACCATAGTCACCTGAACGGAGAGCGTATGGATATTAAAGGGGCCGCAATGCCGAAACTTTCTCACCTTCTTTTGATTGGATTGCCTTTTTGTTTTGCTTCTCAAATACTTTTGGCCGCTGAGCCTGATCAGTTTTTGTGTGGTGGAACTCAAGCTTCAACCAACGAGCTTCCTCAGTTAAACAGCAACTGCCCAATTGGTAAGGGACTGTGGGGGAATTCTGCACCGAAAGGAAAAGACTCTCTATTTTGGATTCAGTGTGGCTTGCTGAATGAATCAATGCCGTTAAGCCGCGCTAAAGTGCTTTATAAGCACATCTCAACAGATGTATGGATGAAGCCAGAAGGTAAAACGTTACGCTGCCTGATAGGCCCTTACGACGACTATGCGATAGCCAAAAAAGAGCTCGCTGGGGTTAGAAGCGAGAAACTTTACAAAGAAGCATTCATTCGCGAAGTGCGCAAAGGCGAGCAAGATGCTCCGGTTGTTACTGAGAAAAAACCAGCATCCAAATCCCAAAGTACTGCTAAGAAAGTAGTCGCCGCGAAACCTAAGCCAGTTGTTAAACCAGCGCCAAAAGCAAAACCCGCAGTAACGCCATCCGCAACTAAAGCCGTGCCAAAGGCGACTAAAGACATGCCTAGTATCACTATTCGACGTGAAGCAACACTGAGTGGCCTTCATTACGTAGTTCCTTACGTGATGGATGAAAAGGAGCAGTTCTATATGGAGCATGATTTGGCGTGGAATCGCCTAAATTATGCTGATGCGGAGAAACGTTGCCAGCAACAAAAAATGCGCTTAGCCACAGAAGCCGAATGGAAGCAGTTGCTTGATTCTAAAGTGATGGAAAAAGATAAGTGGCCAGTTTATTTGCCTTATTGGGGTGAGAGCAGTAAAGGTTTCTTTACCACGGGTAAGGTCAATACTTTAAAAGGTACCTCTCTTCTCAATGTGCTTTGCGTAAAGTAATCCAAAGTTTACTTATTTAAGAGAATAAAAAACCCAGTGAATGCCACTGGGTTTTTTTCATTGCTAGATAAGATTATGCATCTTCTGGGATCTTATGCGGTTGTGTGCGGAACAGCTTCATCACAATCACAAAGAACACAGGAACGAAGAAGATGGCCAGTACCGTTGCGGCGAACATACCACCCACAACACCCCAACCAATTGCGTTACGGCTAGCGGCACCCGCACCAGTACTCAGTGCTAGTGGAAGTACACCCAAGATAAAGGCAAATGACGTCATCATAATTGGGCGTAGACGCATACGACACGCTTCTACCGTCGCACTGATAAGGTCTTTTCCATCGTCGTAGAGTGCTTTCGCAAATTCTACAATCAAGATGGCGTTCTTCGCTGACAGACCGATAGTCGTTAACAGACCCACTTGGAAGTAGATGTCATTAGAGAGCGACTTCACTGTTGCCGCTGCAATAGCACCAAATACCCCTAGTGGAACAATCAGGATGACAGAGAACGGCACACTCCAGCTTTCGTATAGAGCTGCAAGGCTCAAGAATACGATCAAAATAGACAGCGCATAAAGTAGCGGAGCCTGTGAACCAGTTTGTACTTCTTGGTAAGAAGCACCTGTCCACTGTAGGCCAATACCCTGAGGCAGTTGAGCCACAATGTTGGTGATCGCCTGCATTGCATCACCAGTACTCTTACCCGCTGCTGCCGAACCTTGAATGTTAACCGCAGGAACACCGTTATAACGCTCTAGACGAGGTGAACCGTAAGTCCAGTCAGTTGTCGCAAACGCATCAAACGGAACCATTTCACCTAGGTTATTTTTTACATGCCATAGGCGCAGATCTTCAGGGTTCATACGGTACTCAGCATCTGCTTGTACGTATACCTTCTTAACGCGACCGTTATCGATAAAGTCGTTAACGTAGCTTGAACCTAGCGCCGTTGACAGCGTGCTGTTGATATCCGAAACAGACAGACCCATTGCCATCGCTTTTTCGTAGTCGATGTTAATACGGAACTGTGGCGTATCTTCCATACCGTTTGGACGAACACCTGTCAGGTTAGGGTTTTGCGAAGCCATACCCAACAGCTGGTTACGAGCCTGAATTAACTTATCGTGACCTAAGTTCGCATTATCGGTGAGGTAAGCATCAAAACCCGTTGCGTTACCTAAGCCCATAATTGCAGGAAGGTTAAAGGTATAGATGTTCGCTTCTTTCACTTGAGAGAATGCTCCCCAAGCTCTGCCAATAATCGCGTTGACTGACATCGCTGGATTTGTACGTTCATCCCAATCTTTGAGTCGAACAAACGCCATACCCATGTTCTGACCTTGACCTGCGAAGCTAAAGCCTGAAACAGTGAACACCGACTGAACGGAGTCTGATTCGTTTTCCAAAAAGTGTTTTTCAACTTTATCCATCACGTTCAGCGTTTGCTCTTGCGTTGAACCTGCTGGTAACTGAATGATAGATAGGAAAATACCTTGGTCTTCTTCAGGAACGAAAGAGGTTGGTAGACGAGTCCACAACGTACCTAACACACCAACAATAATGACGTACATAGCAAGGTAGCGAATGCGCTGGTTTACACCTTTACTCACGACGTTCTTATAGCCGTTCGTACCACGGTCAAACGCTTTGTTAAACCAAGCTAGCGGACCACGGCGAACATGGTGTTCACCTTTGTGCATCGGTTTTAGCAACGTCGCACATAGAGCCGGTGTCAGAACCATTGCCACTAATACCGACAGCACCATAGACGATACGATAGTCAGAGAGAACTGGCGATAAATCGCACCCGCAGCACCACCGAAGAACGCCATAGGGATGAATACCGCACTTAGTACCATCGCGATACCGACTAGTGCGCCAGTAATCTGCCCCATCGATTTTCGGGTTGCTTCACGCGGAGGGAGACCGTCTTCCGCCATTACCCGCTCAACGTTCTCGACCACAACGATGGCATCGTCAACCAACAGGCCTATCGCCAGCACCAGACCGAACATAGTTAGGGTGTTGATTGAGAAGCCAAACGCCGCCATAACACCGAAAGTACCTAACAGAACAACAGGAACCGCGATGGTTGGAATTAACGTTGCACGGAAGTTCTGCAAGAACAGATACATCACGAGGAATACCAGTACGACCGCTTCAATCAGCGTATGCACTACTTCTTCGATAGAGATCTGAACAAATGGCGTTGTATCGTATGGATAAATAACTTCAATGTTGTCTGGGAAGGTTGGCGACATCTCGTTAATACGAGCTTTCACTAACTTAGAGGTATCCAGCGCATTGGCACCAGTAGCCAGCTTAATCGCAATACCCGCAGCGTATTTACCGTTGTATAGAGCAACTGCTTGGTAACTCTCGGCACCTAATTCAACACGAGCCACATCTTTCAAGCGAATTTGCGCACCATCGGTGTCTACTCGCAAAAGGATGTTTTCAAACTCAGACACCGTTCTCATACGGCTTTGTGCCGTAATCGTAGCATTCAGACGTTGGCCTTTGACTGACGGTGTTGCACCTAACTGACCAACAGAAACCTGAGTGTTCTGCGCGCTGACCGCAGATTTCACTTGAGCAGGCGTCAGGCTGTATTTATTCAGTTTGTTTGGATCTAACCAGATACGCATTGCGTTCTGAGCACCGAACACCTGAACTTCACCGACACCCTGAACACGACTTAGTGGGTCTTTAATGTTAGAAATCATGTAGTCTGAAAGGTCAGTGTTGTCCATGCTTCCGTCTGTTGAGACAAAGCCGACAACCATCAAGAATGAACTAGATGATTTTGAAACGGTGATACCTTGTTGTGTTACTTCATTTGGTAGTGTTGCTTCGGCAAGTGCAAGTTTGTTCTGCACCTGTACCTGAGCAATATCCGCATCAGTACCACTTTCAAAAGTAAGCGTAATGCTGAATGCACCGGATGAACTACTTTGAGACGACATATAAATCAGGTTATCAATCCCGTTCATATTCTGTTCTATCGTCTGTGTCACACTGTTTTCAACGGTATCAGCCGAAGCACCTGGATAGGTACCTGACACAATAACCGTTGGTGGTGCGATATCCGGATACTGAGATACCGGCAGTGTCATGATCGATAACACACCAGCAAGCATGATGATTATTGCAATCACCCAAGCAAAGATTGGGCGATCTATAAAAAATCGAGCCATATCTTATTGTTCCTTAGATGATTCCATCAGTTGCGGATTTACCGTGCTGCCAGGGCGTACTTTTTGTAGGCCTGCCACAATAACGGTTTCACCAGCTTCTAAGCCTGAATCAATCAACCATTGTGAATTCACAGTATGACTTGCTACGACTGGACGGCTTTCAACCACATTTTCTGCATTTACAACCAATACAGAAGCTTCACCACGTGCATTACGGCTTAGCGCTGTTTGCGGAACAAGAATAGCTTCAGAACGAGCTTCAACCGGCAGTTGAGCGCGAACATAAAGACCCGGAAGTAGGAACTGATCTGGGTTTGGCAGTGTTGCACGAACGTTGACTGTGCCTGTGTTTTCATTCACAGAAACTTCAGCAAACTGTAGCGTTGCTTTTTGTTCAATTGGCGTACCGTCATCAAGGAACAACTTAATGCCTTTCAGTTCGTCTTTTTCTTTACCAGTGCTTTGGCGCAGTTTCAAAAGCTCATTACTTGGCTGAGAAAGGTCAACATAAAGTGGGTCAAGTTGTTGAATCGTTGCCATTACATCAGTTTGGTTAGCGGTTACTAACGCACCTTCAGTAACGTGTGAACGACCGATACGACCTGAAATCGGCGCTTTAATATGCGTGTAATCAAGGTCAATCTGCGCAGAGTTAACATTCGCTTGCGCCGCTTTCACAGATGCCAAAGCTTCTTTGTAAGTGGCTTGTGCATCTTCATAAGCTTGTTGGCTCACAGCATTCTTTTTCACCAGCTCGCTGTAGCGTTTTGCCTGAAGCTCTGTACGGCTAAGGGTTGCTTCCGCTTTCGCTAAATTAGCTTGCATGCTTGCCAATGAAGCTTGGTAAGTTGAAGCGTCAAGTTCAAACAGAACATCGCCTTTTGCAACTAAGCTACCTTCAACGAACTTACGTGCAGTGACAATACCACGAACCTGAGGACGAACTTCTGCGATTCGGAAAGCATTAGTACGACCAGGAAGAGTGCTTGTTACCTCAACTGGCTGGGTTGTGACTTTGATGACATCTACTGCGACAGCAGGTGCAGCACCGCTGTTGACCGCCGCTGGTTTGGCGTCTGGTTGACAACCGGCAAGCACAATTGCAGCAGCAATCGTGGTCAACCACGTTTTTGACAAGGATCTACCTTGGCCCATTTTGATCTCTCCTTTACCACTAGAACTCATCCTGCACGCTTCCTTATTTATGTTTTAAAGGTAATTGATGGGCAGAACGTGAATTGGAACTCGAATTTACTTATATAAATATTGATAGTGTAAATAACCAACAGTTAATAATTGGTTAAGACATCAGTCTGATACACATTCTAAGAATGACTTTGTCATTTATTGCACAGTTGGACAAGACCTTGCACGCATTTCATCATTAAAATTTATGAAAAAGGTTGAACTATGCGCTTGATGAGTATTTGAACAATAAATACGAAAAGAGATGATCGTATTGGTGAAGACGGCAGCAACCAGTGTTGTGGGCTCGGTCCCCGTTGTTCTTAACAGCGCCTCAAAATCGAAGTGATATCTCTGAATCGGCGCAGGTTTACTCGAAATGAATCGCCTTAAAACTGTTGAAGCATATCGCTGTTTAGTGACGATATAAAAAAGCCCCGCAATTTTGCAGGGCTTCGTTCTAGCAAGTGATTACTAACGCATAGTAACGAATTCTTCCGAACCCGTTGGGTGGATAGCAACGACGGAGTCGAAGTCTGCTTTGGTTGCGCCCATCTTCATAGCGACGCCGAAGCCTTGGATCATTTCATCGACGGCGAAACCAATGCCGTGTAGACCAACAACCGTTTCTTCTTCACCTGCACAAACCAACTTCATCTTACATGGTTGACGGTGCGCAGTGACGGCTGTGTACATAGCGGTAAAGCTTGAAGTGTACACTTTCACGTTCTCTTCGCCGTATTTAGCAATCGCTTCTGGCTGAGTTAGGCCGATAGTGCCGATTGGTGGATGGCTGAATACCACAGTTGGGACTAGGTTATAGTCCATTTTCGCGTTTGTTTTGCGATTGAACAGACGCTCAGACAATTGGCGACCCGCTTTAACCGCAACTGGAGTCAGTTCAATACCACCTTCCATGATGTCACCGACACAGTAGATGCCAGCCACGTTAGTGTTCTGGTACTCATCAACTTTGATGTAGCCTTGCTCGTTGGTTGCAACGCCAGTTGCTGCTAGATTGATAGTATCTGTTGCTGGGTGGCGACCGATAGCCCAAATCAAGGTATCAACGTTTTGGCTTTCACCATTTTCTAGGTGAAGAGTCAGGCTGCCGTCGGCTTCTTTTACCACTTCTTTTGGCACGCTGTGCGTATGTAGCGTTGGGCCTTCAGTGTTCATCACTTCAACCAATGTTTCGATGATCATCGGGTCAAAGCTACGTAGCGGAGATTCTTTACGGCAGAACAGGTGAGTTTCTGTGCCAAGTGCGTTGAGAACACCAGCAATTTCAACAGCGATGTAACCAGCACCAATCACGGCAACACGTTTTGGTTGTTCAGCCAGATCAAAGAAACCATTGGAGTCGATACCGTACTCAGCACCCGGAATGTTAGGAATGGTAGGGCGACCACCGACAGCAATCAGAATATTGTCTGCTGTGTAGTGCTCACCATTAACTTCTACGGTTTTCGCATCGATGAACTTAGCAAAGCCACGAATCACTTCTACTTTGTTGTTACCAAGAACACGGTCATAAGATTGGTGAATACGGCCAATATAAGCTTGGCGGCTTTCAACCATTTTCGCCCAGTTGAAGCTTTTTACGTCGACGTCAAAGCCGTAATCAGGCGCGTATAAGTTCATTGCTTCAGCAACCTGTGCACCGTGCCACATGACTTTCTTCGGCACACAACCTACGTTGACACACGTACCGCCAAGATCTTTCGCTTCAATCAGCGCGACTTTTGCGCCGTACATAGCTGCACGGTTTGCTGAAGCGATACCGCCGCTACCGCCACCGATACAGATGTAATCAAAATGCGTTGCCATTACTTTCTCCATTTTTCTCTGATAGCTCGCCAGTAAGATTAAGCAGGGAGCCATTTCATTTATTAGGGCATAGCTAAATAGTTGGGGTAAACCGTGAGATCACAAGTTACCCCTTGGAAAAACTTGAGCAAGTTATTCCGGAACAATCCATTCCACTTTGTAGTGACCTGTCGCTGGCGCAATTGCTTGCTTTAAAAACGGCAGGATTTCTTTCATTTGGCTTTCAAGCTTCCATGGCGGGTTGATAACAATCATGCCCGATGCTGTCATGCCGCGCTCGTTGGTATCAGGAGAGACTCCCAGCTCGATTTGCAAAATTTTAGTGATACCTAAATTTTCCAGACCTTCAATCATATCTTCAATATCACAGCGGTTAACCACTGGATACCAAATCGCATAGATGCCCGTTGCCCAGCGCTTGTAGCTTTGTGCAATGGCATTCACCACGTCTCGGTACTCTTTAGCCAGTTCGTAAGGTGGGTCGATCAGCACCAGACCACGACGCTCTTGCGGTGGCAAGCTTGCTTTCAGGCGTTGAAAACCGTCTTCTTTGTAAATCGACACTTGGCGATCACGATCGAATTCCTGTTCCAACAGTGGGTAATCACTCGGGTGTAACTCGGTTAATACCATGCGGTCTTGCGGGCGCAGGTGAGCACGTGCCACGCGAGGCGAACCTGGGTAGTAACGCAGTTCATCGCCTTGGTTAAGGACTTTGATAGCATCAAGGTAGCTTTGAATGTCTTCTGGCACATTATCTTGTTGCCAAATACGCGCAATACCTTGTTTGTATTCACCCGTTTTTTCCGACCACTCATGAGTTAAGTCGTAGCGGCCCACACCGGAGTGAGTATCGTGATAAACAAATGGTTTATCTTTTTGCTGTAGTGCATTGAGGATTAAGCTTTGTACGATGTGTTTCACTACATCTGCGTGGTTTCCTGCATGGAAACTGTGTCGATAACTTAACAAGTGTCGCTCTCTAACTTATGGCTGAATATGGAAAAACGAATGCGGCTAATTATACACCCAAAATTGTATGTTGAGGTGGGTCTAGACACATTTCGAATTGTATTGAATTGACGCTACTCTTGAAAATTCACCTTCCTACCTATATTTATTAACCTAACAGACGAGGATATTTCATCCTCACTATTTTTCATAAAAAGGAACGTTTTATGTCTAATCCACTTCTTAGCTTTACGGATTTGCCTCCGTTTTCAGAGATTAAGCCGGAGCACGTAAAGCCAGCGGTTGAACAGGCAATAGAAGATTGCCGTGCAAAGATTGAACAGGTACTTGAAGGTAATACACAACCAACTTGGGAAAATGTTATTGCACCTATCGAAGAAGTGGATGATCGCTTGAGTCGTTTATGGTCACCAGTGAGCCATATGAACTCAGTGATGAACAGTGACGAATTGCGTGAAGCTTATGAAAGCTGTCTGCCAATCCTGTCTGAATACGGCACTTGGGTTGGTCAGCACAAAGGGTTGTTTGAAGCGTATAAAGCAATCAAGAACAGTGAGGCTTTTGCGACGCTGAGTCAGGCGCAGAAGAAGACGATTAAAGATGCACTACGTGACTTTGAATTGTCTGGTATCGGTTTACCTAAAGCAGAACAAAAGCGTTATGGCGAAATCAGCAAGCGCATGTCTGAGCTGGGTTCTAAGTTCTCGAATAATGTACTTGATGCCACCATGGGTTGGACTAAGCACATTACCGATAAAAACGAACTGGCAGGCATGCCGGAATCAGCGCTGGCGGCGGCTCAAGCCGCGGCAGAAGGCAAAGGTCTTGAAGGTTACTTGTTAACTTTGGATATCCCTTCTTACCTACCTGTAATGACTTACTGTGATAACCAAGCGCTGCGCAAAGAACTTTACGAAGCTTACGTAACGCGTGCTTCTGACCGTGGTCCGAATGCGGGCAAATGGGACAACACCGAGAACATCGCTGAGTTGCTGAAACTGCGTTATGAAGTGGCTCGTATGCTGGGTTTCAACACTTACAGCGAAAAATCTCTGGCAACCAAAATGGCAGAAACGCCAGATCAGGTTCTGAGCTTCTTGAACAATCTAGCCACGAAAGTGAAACCACAAGGTGAACGCGAAGTTCAGGAACTGCGTGAATTTGCTGAGCAAGAGTTTGGTGTGACTTCGTTTGAACTGTGGGATATCGCTTACTACAGCGAAAAGCAAAAACAGAAACTGTTTAAGATTTCTGATGAAGAGCTGCGTCCTTACTTCCCAGAAAACAAAGTGGTTTCTGGCTTGTTTGAAGTACTGAATCGCGTATTCGGTATGAAAGTACAAGAGCGCGAAGGTGTAGATACTTGGCATGAGTCGGTGCGTTTCTTCGATATTTTTGATAGCAATGATGTGCTGCGTGGCAGCTTCTATCTTGACCTTTACGCTCGTGAACATAAACGAGGTGGGGCGTGGATGGACGAGTGTCGCGTTCGTCGTATCAATGCCAATGGTGAGCTACAAACGCCTGTGGCCTATTTGACGTGTAACTTCAACCGCCCAGTGGGTGATAAGCCAGCACTGTTTACTCATGATGAAGTGGTGACTCTGTTCCACGAAACGGGCCACGGTATCCACCATATGTTGACTCAGGTAGATGTTAGCTCTGTTTCAGGTATCAACGGTGTGCCTTGGGATGCGGTTGAACTACCAAGTCAGTTCCTAGAAAACTGGTGCTGGGAAGAAGAGGCACTGGCATTTATTTCTGGTCACTACGAAACAGGCGAACCTTTACCGAAAGAGATGCTCGACAACATGTTGGCAGCGAAAAACTTCCAGTCAGGTATGTTTATTTTGCGTCAGCTTGAATTCGGACTGTTCGATTTCACTCTGCATACCACTTATGACCCAGAAGTGGGCCCTCAAGTGCTGGAAACATTAGCAGAAGTGAAGAAGAAAGTAGCAGTATTGCCAAGTCTTGAGTGGAACCGTTTCTCACACAGCTTCAGCCACATTTTTGCTGGTGGCTACAGTGCGGGTTACTACAGCTACCTATGGGCAGAAGTGTTATCGGCAGATGCGTTCTCTCGCTTTGAAGAGGAAGGTATCTTCAATGCGGAAACGGGTGCAAGTTTCTTAAATAACATTCTTGAAATGGGCGGTAGTGAAGAGCCTATGGAGTTGTTCAAGCGCTTCCGTGGTCGTGAGCCACAAATCGACGCCTTGCTACGTCACTCAGGTATTGCTGCTTAAGTTCTACTGATTTGAGTTATTCAGTTCAATAATTAACATAACCCTGCTTTATCAAGCAGGGTTATTTGTTAGAGTGGTTTTGGTATTGAAAAGGAGAGAATAATGACGCGCCGTAACCTACTAATTTGTTCTTTAACTGCCACATTTTCCCTTCTGGGATGCGCTGAAATGAAGCAAGCGGGTAAAGAAATTGGTCACGCGACACGAGACGCAACAACCGCAGTGGGACATGCAACCAGAGATACCACCAAAGCGATTGGCCATGCGTCACGAGATGCCGTAATCAGTATTCATGACGAGCTGTCACAATAAGGTTTTTCCGTTGTATCCATCGATCAATGGATAACGCTCCAGGTCCCCACACAATCACGGTTAACATCATCATTCCCCATAGTTGATGATCATAGAATCCTCTCTCCCACAACAGTGGGTATGAGATAACGGCTACGGCATTCACAGCGAAAAGTGTGAGAGCACTGATCCTGCCAAACAGTCCTAAAACAAGAAATATCGGAATAACCAATTCCGCTGCAGTTGCGAGATAAGCGGCTAATTTCCATGAGATAAAAGGAACTTGGTACTCCAACTCAAACAGGAATAGAGTGCTATTCCACGTGGCTATTTTCGTCAGTCCTGAATTAAAAAACACCCAACTTACCCAGATGCGGCAGATCAGCAATACGACAGGTGGCAGCTGTGATGCAAACCATTCAATAGATTGGTTGAGGCGAGCAATGACGGATATCATACAGAGACTCCTAGTGAGGGGGTGCCAATGAGAAACCAGCAACGATATTGAGTGCGATCAGTGACGGCAATTCGGCCAGTGCTTCGTGTTTGATTCTACCTAGTGGCATTTCGCTGCTGAGATTCAACAGCAATTGGTATTCTTGGTTGTTTAACTCTTTCGTCCAAGGTTGACCATATTCATCACAAGCTATGACTCCTGATTGAGCGTTATTCAGAATCAGGTTGTCGAAATTTTGTTGGCTAAACGCTCTTTGGAGATCGAATAAGGCGAAATCGGATGTAAACGGGAAGACCCAATAATCAAGATGAAGAAATACGTTGGGGTGCTGTTGTTCAGAAAGAGTATGAATGGCTTCCAGTGGTTGAAGTGACCGCTTTTCTCTCTGCCCAAACGTTTGTTGAGCTTTATCTAACGTCCATTCAAAACGCGCTAAATCGCTTGCATACGGCGCGGCGTCGGTGACTTGCTCAAACTGGCTGATCACATCATCAAAATGGTTTCCATAATGACTGACATTACCTTCTGTGGGCGGTGAGCGAAGAATGTATTCACGAGATAGTGCGTTAAAGCATTCATCTCCTAATACCTCTCTAAGCATTGGGTAGGTAGCTTGCATGACTTCCGTTAAACTCATGACAAAATTATTGCGGTAGATTTGGAGTCTCTCTTCAGCGCTAAATCGTCCACCGATGATATCGCACGCCTCTCCCTGTGCTTGATAACGCAAGCCCTCTGCAAAGGTTGCCTGTAGCTCTGCTAATCCAAAGCTCATGATGCTTTCCTTTTCATCGAGTCGAGCCTTGTGAGTATCTCGCTAGCTTTGTTTGCTTCCGCTAGCAGAACTTCAACATCTGGAATGTCTAAATCCCATTCAATCAAAGTTCTTCGGCTGCCGTGTTTCTCACACCAGAGTTGGTAGAGTTGCCACACTTCAGCAGATACCGGTTTGCTGTGGGTATCTATCCATATTTCCCCTTCGGCAAGTGTGTTAATCGAAAAGCCAGCAAGGTGAATTTCGTCAACCGCATGCGCAGGAATAGAATCAATATAGGTTTGGCTGCTAAAACCATGATTGAAAGCAGAAACATGTACATTATTCAAATCGAGCAACAAACGGCATTCGGTGCGTTGTTGTGCTTGTACCAGAAATTCCCACTCTGTAATGGTGGAGTGGTTAAACTGCAAATAGCTGGAAGGATTTTCAATCAGAATCGGGCGCTTTATGGCGTCCTGCACCGTAAGCACATTACGACAAAACACCTCCAACGCTTCTTCGGTGTATGGCAAAGGCAGTAAGTCATTGAAATAGTGACCGCCATTTTCACTCCAGCTTAAATGATCGGAAACGAAAAGCGGCTGAACTTCGTCGATCAATGCCTTAAGTTGTTGTAAATGAGTGGTGTTGATGCCTTGTACTGAACCCAATGAAAGACCTATGCCATGACAGCTAATCTGATGATTATTACGAATGCTACGCAGCTGATTACGGGCAACCGAGTGGGGAGAAAAATAGTTTTCGCTGTGAATTTCTAACCAACTCACTTGTGGTGGTTGCTCTACAAAATAGTTGATATGGGGAGACCGCAAGCCTACACCTACTTGGTTATGCCGCATGAAACCTCCGTTAGACTTGTTGTGAGTTTGCTAAGCAGTGAAGGAAAGAAAAGTGGTGCGCTTGTTGAGCTTAGTGCACCACTTATCTGTGGTTTTAAAACATTAAGAAGACATAGTGCTTCCGCCAGAAAGTTTGCCGCATAAGCCTTTAGGTACCACAACGAAAGCATCTTTCTGACCATCTTTTTTCGATGTCCCAGCGCATGAACTCATTTTCGTAGCACAGTCGTTTTGGCCTGCTTTCGCCACGCCGTAGCATTTTTCTTCTTCAGCCGCGAGGGCTGAGGTAGACGTTAATAGAGAACCACCTACTGCA is part of the Vibrio diazotrophicus genome and harbors:
- a CDS encoding sporulation protein — translated: MDIKGAAMPKLSHLLLIGLPFCFASQILLAAEPDQFLCGGTQASTNELPQLNSNCPIGKGLWGNSAPKGKDSLFWIQCGLLNESMPLSRAKVLYKHISTDVWMKPEGKTLRCLIGPYDDYAIAKKELAGVRSEKLYKEAFIREVRKGEQDAPVVTEKKPASKSQSTAKKVVAAKPKPVVKPAPKAKPAVTPSATKAVPKATKDMPSITIRREATLSGLHYVVPYVMDEKEQFYMEHDLAWNRLNYADAEKRCQQQKMRLATEAEWKQLLDSKVMEKDKWPVYLPYWGESSKGFFTTGKVNTLKGTSLLNVLCVK
- a CDS encoding efflux RND transporter permease subunit is translated as MARFFIDRPIFAWVIAIIIMLAGVLSIMTLPVSQYPDIAPPTVIVSGTYPGASADTVENSVTQTIEQNMNGIDNLIYMSSQSSSSGAFSITLTFESGTDADIAQVQVQNKLALAEATLPNEVTQQGITVSKSSSSFLMVVGFVSTDGSMDNTDLSDYMISNIKDPLSRVQGVGEVQVFGAQNAMRIWLDPNKLNKYSLTPAQVKSAVSAQNTQVSVGQLGATPSVKGQRLNATITAQSRMRTVSEFENILLRVDTDGAQIRLKDVARVELGAESYQAVALYNGKYAAGIAIKLATGANALDTSKLVKARINEMSPTFPDNIEVIYPYDTTPFVQISIEEVVHTLIEAVVLVFLVMYLFLQNFRATLIPTIAVPVVLLGTFGVMAAFGFSINTLTMFGLVLAIGLLVDDAIVVVENVERVMAEDGLPPREATRKSMGQITGALVGIAMVLSAVFIPMAFFGGAAGAIYRQFSLTIVSSMVLSVLVAMVLTPALCATLLKPMHKGEHHVRRGPLAWFNKAFDRGTNGYKNVVSKGVNQRIRYLAMYVIIVGVLGTLWTRLPTSFVPEEDQGIFLSIIQLPAGSTQEQTLNVMDKVEKHFLENESDSVQSVFTVSGFSFAGQGQNMGMAFVRLKDWDERTNPAMSVNAIIGRAWGAFSQVKEANIYTFNLPAIMGLGNATGFDAYLTDNANLGHDKLIQARNQLLGMASQNPNLTGVRPNGMEDTPQFRINIDYEKAMAMGLSVSDINSTLSTALGSSYVNDFIDNGRVKKVYVQADAEYRMNPEDLRLWHVKNNLGEMVPFDAFATTDWTYGSPRLERYNGVPAVNIQGSAAAGKSTGDAMQAITNIVAQLPQGIGLQWTGASYQEVQTGSQAPLLYALSILIVFLSLAALYESWSVPFSVILIVPLGVFGAIAAATVKSLSNDIYFQVGLLTTIGLSAKNAILIVEFAKALYDDGKDLISATVEACRMRLRPIMMTSFAFILGVLPLALSTGAGAASRNAIGWGVVGGMFAATVLAIFFVPVFFVIVMKLFRTQPHKIPEDA
- a CDS encoding efflux RND transporter periplasmic adaptor subunit, translated to MGQGRSLSKTWLTTIAAAIVLAGCQPDAKPAAVNSGAAPAVAVDVIKVTTQPVEVTSTLPGRTNAFRIAEVRPQVRGIVTARKFVEGSLVAKGDVLFELDASTYQASLASMQANLAKAEATLSRTELQAKRYSELVKKNAVSQQAYEDAQATYKEALASVKAAQANVNSAQIDLDYTHIKAPISGRIGRSHVTEGALVTANQTDVMATIQQLDPLYVDLSQPSNELLKLRQSTGKEKDELKGIKLFLDDGTPIEQKATLQFAEVSVNENTGTVNVRATLPNPDQFLLPGLYVRAQLPVEARSEAILVPQTALSRNARGEASVLVVNAENVVESRPVVASHTVNSQWLIDSGLEAGETVIVAGLQKVRPGSTVNPQLMESSKEQ
- the gorA gene encoding glutathione-disulfide reductase, translated to MATHFDYICIGGGSGGIASANRAAMYGAKVALIEAKDLGGTCVNVGCVPKKVMWHGAQVAEAMNLYAPDYGFDVDVKSFNWAKMVESRQAYIGRIHQSYDRVLGNNKVEVIRGFAKFIDAKTVEVNGEHYTADNILIAVGGRPTIPNIPGAEYGIDSNGFFDLAEQPKRVAVIGAGYIAVEIAGVLNALGTETHLFCRKESPLRSFDPMIIETLVEVMNTEGPTLHTHSVPKEVVKEADGSLTLHLENGESQNVDTLIWAIGRHPATDTINLAATGVATNEQGYIKVDEYQNTNVAGIYCVGDIMEGGIELTPVAVKAGRQLSERLFNRKTNAKMDYNLVPTVVFSHPPIGTIGLTQPEAIAKYGEENVKVYTSSFTAMYTAVTAHRQPCKMKLVCAGEEETVVGLHGIGFAVDEMIQGFGVAMKMGATKADFDSVVAIHPTGSEEFVTMR